The sequence TTTACGACGGCCTGTGCCGGTATATTGTACTTGTGCCAATGAAATTCCCTCCTTAAATTAGGTTAGTGATGTCTAGTACTTCTGGTTGTTGTGCTTGGTGTTCGTGTTCAGAACCACCGTAAACGTGTAATTTCATGCCTTGTTTGCGTCCTAAAGTGTTCTTAGGCAACATACCTTTTACAGACAATTCAATTAGTTTACGCGGGTTGTTAGCACGCAATTCACCAGCTGATACTTGTTTCAATCCACCAATGTAACCAGTGTGGTGAGAATAAATTTTGTCAGTTGCTTTTTTACCAGTCAATTTGATTTTTTCTGCATTAATAACGATCACGAAATCACCTGTATCGATGTGTGGTGTGAAAGTTGGTTTATTTTTACCGCGTAGAATGGATGCTACTACAGTAGACAAACGTCCCATAGGGATATCGGTTGCGTCTACCACATACCATTTACGTTCTACTTCGCTAGGTTTAGCCATATAAGTTGTACGCACGTTTTTTTCCTCCATATTCTTATCTGTTTGTTTGTTGCACAATATAAGTTTCCGGGGCTCATTATGTGGGGCAAACAATACCACCTAACATAATACCTTTTTAAAAGCTAATTGTCAATCATTCTAACTAACTTTTTGAAACTTTTATCGGCTACTGTATTGATTCATTTATCACTAAATTGTTCGCTTGCAAATCTATTACTTTCAGCCATTGCTTATGCTTCACATAGACTGTTTTATAGACTTGTTTGGTGCCATCAAGAAACAGCATCACGCGTGTACCTGGATTGTCTGTTACAATGCGGCTCTCATAGTCTGATAAGTCTACTTTTTCTTGCACATAAGTTAATTCTTCATACTGACTGATATCAGTTGCTGGTTCAGCGTTTTCTAGTTCCTCTTCGCTGATTGAAGCCATGTCGCTGTCTTCTTTATCTGCTTCTTCTATCGTTGTTGAACTTTCGACAGCTGAGCTTTCTTGACTCGTCTGGCTTGATTGTTCTGAAGTACCATTCGTAGGTGCCTCAGCTTTGTTTGTTCCGCACCCTGTTAAAACGAAGGCCGTCGCCACAAAGACCAATAGTGCTTTTTTCATGTAACTACTCCTTTACTGTTCAGTTATGTCCGCTTATAGTTATGCACTTGACTTTATAATTGTGTCATTATACCAAATGAGTATCATTTTTTAAAGGAAAGGCCATGAAAATATCGTCTACAAAATGACCGTCGAGATAGAATTCATCTTTCAAAATGCCTTCGATTTCAAAGCCGTTTTTTTGGTAAAAACGAATCGCATTTTGGTTGGTTCCTAAAACACGAAGGCTCAGTTTATGAATCTGTTCGCTTTGGGCTTGTTTTTTTACAGCATCCAGCAGTTTTGTTCCGACTCCTGAACTTTGTGCAGCGGGGTTGACGCCAATATCGATCGTCCACGTCCATTGGTGGGCCTCCATGCTCGTAGCACGATGAAATCCAATAAACCCTAGCACTTCATTTCGGATGCGGGAGACCGCCACTAAATGCGACCCTACTGGAAATCGTGCTGCATACTCTTCTGGTGAAGCATAATGGGTCACTTGCGGCGTGTTGGTAGAATTCCAGATTTGGTTTTCGATCTCTACGATTTGCGGGTAATCAGCCCATTGGCTGGTTCGAATGTATATGTCCATTTAGTTAACTCCCATTTTTTTAGTCTCGGGTGTATAAAAAGCGGTGCCTTTCGTTGCTTCTTCTAGGTCATAATAAACCTCTACCAAATACAATCCTTGAGGCGCTGCAGTCGGGCCCGCTTGATTGCGGTCTTTCACTTCCAATAATCGTTTCATATCGTCTGCCGGGCGTCTGCCGTTGGCAATTTGCAATAACGTGCCGATGAAGATCCGAACCATATTGTATAGAAAACCATTGCCGCGAAACGTAAAAATCAATTCGCCATTTGCTGCGTCTTGTACCACACTGGCTTCGTAAACCGTCCGTACTTTATTTTCCCGCCCGCTGTTAGAAGCACAAAAACTCGTAAAATCATGGGTTCCTTCAATGTCTTTTAAGGCTTGCTGCAGAGCTTCCATGTTTATCGGGTATTGATGGTGCTTCGTATACAACCGTTTGAAAGGGTTGGTGTCTTTATTGGTGTCTACACGGTATTGGTACTTTTTCCCAGTTGTCAGGTAGCGAGCATGAAAGTCTTCGCTAACGATTTCTACATCACAAACTTCGATCTCATCCGTCGTTAAACTATTCAGCGCACGTTTCATGTTTGCTATCGGCATCTGAATAGGGTAATCAAAATGGATCACTTGTCCGAGTGCATGTACACCTGAATCGGTCCGGCCAGAACCTTGTATTTTGATCTCGATGCCTTTGGTCATGATTTTTAAAGCTTTCTCAATATCGCCTTGAACGGTTCGATCGTGAGGTTGGATTTGAAAGCCGCTAAAATTGGTTCCATCGTACTGAATAATGATTTTATAGCGTGTTGTTTCCATTATCATTGACTCCTAAAAATGTTTTATTTGATTCTATCGTTTTGGGTATTCATAAGTGAAGCGGCTGTATTCTAGAGAAAATGTTATTCCCTAAGCGTTCCTCATACTGATTTGACAAAGACCCTTTTATTTTCAAAAGAAAAAAGACTCTTCCAACAGCTGATGAATGAGTCTTTATTCTGCTTTATCTTAGGCTCTTAAAGCGACTAGAGCGACAGTCAGCAATCCATAGCCGATGATCACAAGGTTATCGCGTGAAGCCCATTTCAATTGGCGGTACTTGGTTCGTCCTTCTCCACCTTGGTAACCACGAGCTTCCATGGCTGTTGCTAATTCTTCTGCACGGTTAAACGAACTGACGAATAAAGGGATCAGTAAGGGAACGATGGCTTTCATTTGCTGAAAGACGTTTCCTTCACCAAAGTCGACTCCTCTAGCTCGCTGTGCGTTCATGATCTTTTCGGTTTCGTCCATTAATGTCGGTACAAAACGCAAAGCAATCGACAACATCAGTGCGATTTCATAAACCGGCACTTTCAAAAACACTAACGGCCGCAACAGGTATTCAATAGCATCCGTCAGAGAAAGCGGCATGGTCGTTAGCGTCAATAACGTCGACATAAAAATAATCAGGACAAAACGGCAGAAAATAAATATTCCGTTCAAGAGTCCTTCTTGCGAAACCACGATCGGTCCCCAAGAAAAGTAGACCGTCCCGCCGCCTGTAAACAAAACTTGCAAGATGACCGTAAATAAAATCAGCCAAATCAGAGGTTTGACCCCATTAATGAAAAAGCTCAATTTGATTTTAGATAATTGAATCACAAACATGGTAAACAAAAAGAGCAAGAAATACGTTTGCCAGTTGTTTGCTAGAAAGATAATTCCAATAAAGAACATACTGCCCATTAACTTGGCTCTGGGATCGAGTTTATGGATCCAAGAATCGCCAGGAATGTAACGGCCAAAAATCAGTTTATCCATCATTTAGGTTCACCTGCTTCACTTGTAGGCTCTTGATGGCGCTCATTCGCTGTTAGAGCATTCACCTGCGCTGCAATCGCATCTGCCAGTTCATTAGTCGTTAACAGCAAACGTTCGTTAAACGAAGGCAATTTAGCCTGTAACAGCTGTCCGAATGAAACAGCAGCTGGTACGCCTAATTGTTTTGACTTCAGCCAGTCGCCATCTTGAAAAATCTCTTGCGGTGCGCCTTCTCTAATAACGGTACCTTTTTCAAGTATAACCATATGATCAGCGTAATTAGCTACATCATCCATTTGGTGAGTCACCAAAACGATCGTCAGTCCTTTTTCACGATGCAAATCATAAAACATCTCCATCATTTCTCTTCTGCCTTGCGGATCTAGTCCTGCAGTCGGCTCGTCTAGCACCAGTACTTGCGGTTCCATCGCCAATACACCGGCAATGGCCACACGTCGCATTTGGCCGCCGGATAAGTCAAACGGTGACCGTTCCATAAAAATTTCATCTAAACCGACTAACGGCAGCATCTTTCGGGCTAATTCAATTGCTTCAGCTTCAGGAACCCCAAAGTTCTTAGGACCAAAAGCAATATCTTTAGCAACGGTTTCTTCAAACAATTGGGCTTCTGGGAATTGAAATACAATACCTACTTGTTTGCGAATCGATTTCAAATTTTTATTATTGGTCGTCGGTGTGATTATTCGTTCTCCGATCGTGACCGTTCCTTCTGTTGGTTTCATCAGTGCATTTAAGTGCTGCAGCACCGTTGATTTCCCGCTGCCGGTATGGCCGACTAAAGCTGTAAAACTGCCTTCTTTAATGGTCATATCAATGGCGTATAAAGCCCGGTTTTCAAAAGGCGTGCCTTTTTGATAAGTGAACCCTACTTCTTCGAAAGTAATGTCCATAGCCAGTCCACCATCCCTTCTTCTGTCAGGTACTCACTTGGCACATCAATGCCGCGTTCTTTTAGATCTAATTTCAGTCGCTCAGGAAACGGCAAATCTAAGCCCATGTGAATCAATTTTTCTCCTGAAGCAAAAATTTCTTCCGGCGTTCCCTCTTGGATCAATTCGCCGTTTTCCATTACCAAAATTCGGTTGGCATTGGCTGCTTCATCGATGTCGTGCGTGATCGAAATGACCGTTAAGTTAGCTTCTTCTTTGATCGCTTTGACCGTAGCCAAAACTTCTTGTCTTCCTTGAGGATCCAGCATACTCGTCGCTTCATCTAATATGATGATAGCTGGACGCAATGCTACAACACCCGCAATCGCGACACGCTGCTTTTGTCCACCAGATAAACGAGCAGGTTCTTTCTCCATGAAATCAGACATTTTTACACGTTCAATGGCATCCGCCACCCGTTCAATCATTTCTTCTCTTGGAACGCCCAAGTTTTCTAAACCAAAGGCAACATCGTCTTGAACCGTTGATCCAACGAATTGGTTATCAGGGTTTTGAAAAACCATTCCGACCATTTCTCTGATTTTCCAAATGTTTTCTTCAGTAAGAGCTAATCCTCCAACGGTTACTTCTCCGCTGGCAGGAGCGATCAATCCATTGATTGTTTTGGCTAATGTAGACTTTCCCGAACCGTTATGGCCGATGATCGCGACCCACTCTCCAGCTTCGATGGAAAGAGAAACGTTGTTCAAAGCTAATCTAGTATCTGTTGCATGGTATTGGTATGAAATATCTTTTAACGATATGATTTTCTCCATTGAACATTCCTCGCGTTCTTTTTAATTCAAGTCTTCTTAAGACTATCAAAAAAAAGGATCCGGTGCAATACGCTCAAGCCTTTGTTACCAAGGTAACCGCTTCAAATGCCTGCTTTTTAAATTGCCGTCTCCATTAGTCTTTTTTAACGTGTTTATAACATCTAAACCGGTCAGACTTGTTGCGTTTATTTTTCATTTTATAGGTGAAAACAGTTCTTTCTTTATTAGTGATCATGGTGGTTGAATTTTTACTTTTATTTTTTTGTTGTTAACAAGTGAAATAGATGTATTCTACATTCTTGAAATTTCTGGAGGAAATTTCAACTCCTAAGGATCGCAAACACGATTCAGCAAAGAGATAGCATTCTTTATACTAAAACAGGCAACAAATAAGGGGACAGACCCACTTATTTGTTGCCTGTTTTAAGACAAAAAAAATCACTTTTCTCGATGAATTTACCTCTCTTGAATGAAACCCATTTTCATTCAAGAGAAGTTTCGAGCTAGACTTGGAATAAACCAATTGTTCATTCCATCATCATAACACTCTTTACATTACATCAAAAAAGCGAACTTCATTTGAATTTCGTTTTCTCAACCAACTTCGTTCCCACACTGAACGTATCCAATGCGGCAGTTTCCATCCAGTTATAAGATTAAACTAATTCAATAATAACCATTGGTGCAGCATCGCCGCGACGTGGTTCTGTTTTCATGATACGCGTGTATCCACCTTGACGCTCAGTGTAACGAGGCGCGATATCACTAAATAGTTTTTGTAAAGCAGATTGAACAACGATTTCTTCGCCTTCTTCTTTAATAGAAGCTACTTCATTGCGAACAAAAGCTGCTGCTTGACGACGTGCGTGCAAGTCGCCTTTTTTACCTAAAGTGATCATTTTTTCAGTTGTTTTACGGATTTCTTTAGCGCGTGTTTCAGTTGTAACAATACGCTCGTTGATGATCAAGTCAGATGTTAAATCGCGTAACATTGCTTTACGTTGTGAGCTTGTACGGCCTAATTTACGGTAACCCATTTTGATTTTCCTCCCTTGGTACAGTACTAATCGTCTTGACGTAAGTTTAAATTAAGTTCAGATAACTTAAATTTAACTTCCTCAAGTGATTTACGTCCTAGATTGCGTACTTTGATCATTTCAGCTTCTGATTTATCGGTTAATTCTTGAACAGAATTAATTCCAGCACGTTTCAAACAGTTGTATGAACGTACAGATAAATCAAGTTCTTCAATAGTCATTTCAAGCATTTTTTCTTTATGCGTTTCTTCTTTTTCTACCATGATTTCAGCTTTACGAGCTTCATCGGTTAGATTCACGAAGATATTTAAATGTTCAGTTAGAATTTTAGCTGCAAGACTAACAGCTTCTTCCGGGCTAATAGAACCATCTGCCCATACATCAAGCGTTAATTTATCAAAAATATCTTTTTGACCAACCCGTGCGTTTTCTACTTGGTAGTTTACACGACTAACTGGGGTGTAAATCGAATCGATTGGCAATACGCCAATAGGCATATCATCTTGTTTATTGTGTTCAGCTCTTGCATAACCTCTACCCGTTTTAGCTGTCATGCGAACGTGGAAACGCGCGCCTTCTGCTACAGTACAAATGTACAAGTCAGGGTTCAAGATTTCAACATCGCTATCGTAAACGATATCAGCTGCTGTGACAACTGCTGGACCTTTTACATCGATTTCAATCGTTTTATCTTCACCAGAATATAACTTGAGTGCAAGTTTTTTTATGTTTAAAATGATTGACGTTACATCTTCAAGTACACCATCGACAGCTGAAAACTCGTGTAAAACACCATCAATTTGAATAGTGGTTACTGCTGCTCCCGGTAGAGAAGACAACAAGATACGACGTAGAGAG is a genomic window of Carnobacterium sp. CP1 containing:
- a CDS encoding energy-coupling factor ABC transporter ATP-binding protein; its protein translation is MEKIISLKDISYQYHATDTRLALNNVSLSIEAGEWVAIIGHNGSGKSTLAKTINGLIAPASGEVTVGGLALTEENIWKIREMVGMVFQNPDNQFVGSTVQDDVAFGLENLGVPREEMIERVADAIERVKMSDFMEKEPARLSGGQKQRVAIAGVVALRPAIIILDEATSMLDPQGRQEVLATVKAIKEEANLTVISITHDIDEAANANRILVMENGELIQEGTPEEIFASGEKLIHMGLDLPFPERLKLDLKERGIDVPSEYLTEEGMVDWLWTLLSKK
- a CDS encoding energy-coupling factor transporter transmembrane component T family protein → MMDKLIFGRYIPGDSWIHKLDPRAKLMGSMFFIGIIFLANNWQTYFLLFLFTMFVIQLSKIKLSFFINGVKPLIWLILFTVILQVLFTGGGTVYFSWGPIVVSQEGLLNGIFIFCRFVLIIFMSTLLTLTTMPLSLTDAIEYLLRPLVFLKVPVYEIALMLSIALRFVPTLMDETEKIMNAQRARGVDFGEGNVFQQMKAIVPLLIPLFVSSFNRAEELATAMEARGYQGGEGRTKYRQLKWASRDNLVIIGYGLLTVALVALRA
- a CDS encoding energy-coupling factor ABC transporter ATP-binding protein, translating into MDITFEEVGFTYQKGTPFENRALYAIDMTIKEGSFTALVGHTGSGKSTVLQHLNALMKPTEGTVTIGERIITPTTNNKNLKSIRKQVGIVFQFPEAQLFEETVAKDIAFGPKNFGVPEAEAIELARKMLPLVGLDEIFMERSPFDLSGGQMRRVAIAGVLAMEPQVLVLDEPTAGLDPQGRREMMEMFYDLHREKGLTIVLVTHQMDDVANYADHMVILEKGTVIREGAPQEIFQDGDWLKSKQLGVPAAVSFGQLLQAKLPSFNERLLLTTNELADAIAAQVNALTANERHQEPTSEAGEPK
- a CDS encoding DNA-directed RNA polymerase subunit alpha, whose product is MIEIEKPRIETIEISDDAKFGKFVVEPLERGYGTTLGNSLRRILLSSLPGAAVTTIQIDGVLHEFSAVDGVLEDVTSIILNIKKLALKLYSGEDKTIEIDVKGPAVVTAADIVYDSDVEILNPDLYICTVAEGARFHVRMTAKTGRGYARAEHNKQDDMPIGVLPIDSIYTPVSRVNYQVENARVGQKDIFDKLTLDVWADGSISPEEAVSLAAKILTEHLNIFVNLTDEARKAEIMVEKEETHKEKMLEMTIEELDLSVRSYNCLKRAGINSVQELTDKSEAEMIKVRNLGRKSLEEVKFKLSELNLNLRQDD
- the truA gene encoding tRNA pseudouridine(38-40) synthase TruA, with product METTRYKIIIQYDGTNFSGFQIQPHDRTVQGDIEKALKIMTKGIEIKIQGSGRTDSGVHALGQVIHFDYPIQMPIANMKRALNSLTTDEIEVCDVEIVSEDFHARYLTTGKKYQYRVDTNKDTNPFKRLYTKHHQYPINMEALQQALKDIEGTHDFTSFCASNSGRENKVRTVYEASVVQDAANGELIFTFRGNGFLYNMVRIFIGTLLQIANGRRPADDMKRLLEVKDRNQAGPTAAPQGLYLVEVYYDLEEATKGTAFYTPETKKMGVN
- the rplM gene encoding 50S ribosomal protein L13, with the protein product MRTTYMAKPSEVERKWYVVDATDIPMGRLSTVVASILRGKNKPTFTPHIDTGDFVIVINAEKIKLTGKKATDKIYSHHTGYIGGLKQVSAGELRANNPRKLIELSVKGMLPKNTLGRKQGMKLHVYGGSEHEHQAQQPEVLDITNLI
- the rplQ gene encoding 50S ribosomal protein L17, producing MGYRKLGRTSSQRKAMLRDLTSDLIINERIVTTETRAKEIRKTTEKMITLGKKGDLHARRQAAAFVRNEVASIKEEGEEIVVQSALQKLFSDIAPRYTERQGGYTRIMKTEPRRGDAAPMVIIELV
- a CDS encoding GNAT family N-acetyltransferase, which translates into the protein MDIYIRTSQWADYPQIVEIENQIWNSTNTPQVTHYASPEEYAARFPVGSHLVAVSRIRNEVLGFIGFHRATSMEAHQWTWTIDIGVNPAAQSSGVGTKLLDAVKKQAQSEQIHKLSLRVLGTNQNAIRFYQKNGFEIEGILKDEFYLDGHFVDDIFMAFPLKNDTHLV